In one window of Thermus aquaticus DNA:
- the mutS gene encoding DNA mismatch repair protein MutS, which yields MEGMLKGEGPGPLPPLLQQYVELRDQYPDYLLLFQVGDFYECFGEDAERLARALGLVLTHKTSKDFTTPMAGIPLRAFEAYAERLLKMGFRLAVADQVEPAEEAEGLVRREVTQLLTPGTLLQESLLPREANYLAAIATGDGWGLAFLDVSTGEFKGTVLKSKSALYDELFRHRPAEVLLAPELLENGAFLDEFRKRFPVMLSEAPFEPEGEGPLALRRARGALLAYAQRTQGGALSLQPFRFYDPGAFMRLPEATLRALEVFEPLRGQDTLFSVLDETRTAPGRRLLQSWLRHPLLDRGPLEARLDRVEGFVREGALREGVRRLLYRLADLERLATRLELGRASPKDLGALRRSLQILPELRALLGEEVGLPDLSPLKEELEAALVEDPPLKVSEGGLIREGYDPDLDALRAAHREGVAYFLELEERERERTGIPTLKVGYNAVFGYYLEVTRPYYERVPKEYRPVQTLKDRQRYTLPEMKEKEREVYRLEALIRRREEEVFLEVRERAKRQAEALREAARILAELDVYAALAEVAVRYGYVRPRFGDRLQIRAGRHPVVERRTEFVPNDLEMAHELVLITGPNMAGKSTFLRQTALIALLAQVGSFVPAEEAHLPLFDGIYTRIGASDDLAGGKSTFMVEMEEVALILKEATENSLVLLDEVGRGTSSLDGVAIATAVAEALHERRAYTLFATHYFELTALGLPRLKNLHVAAREEAGGLVFYHQVLPGPASKSYGVEVAAMAGLPKEVVARARALLQAMAARREGALDAVLERLLALDPDRLTPLEALRLLQELKALALGAPLDTMKG from the coding sequence ATGGAAGGCATGCTGAAGGGCGAGGGCCCGGGGCCCCTTCCTCCCCTCCTCCAGCAGTACGTGGAGCTTCGCGACCAGTACCCCGACTACCTCCTCCTCTTCCAGGTGGGGGACTTCTACGAGTGCTTCGGGGAGGACGCCGAGAGGCTGGCCCGCGCCCTGGGTCTCGTCCTCACCCACAAGACCAGCAAGGACTTCACCACCCCCATGGCGGGGATCCCCTTAAGGGCCTTTGAGGCCTACGCCGAGAGGCTTCTCAAGATGGGCTTCCGCCTGGCGGTGGCCGACCAGGTGGAGCCCGCCGAGGAGGCGGAAGGGCTGGTCAGGCGGGAGGTGACCCAGCTCCTCACCCCGGGAACCCTCCTCCAGGAAAGCCTCCTCCCTCGGGAGGCCAACTACCTGGCGGCCATCGCCACCGGGGATGGTTGGGGCCTGGCCTTTCTGGACGTGTCCACGGGGGAGTTCAAGGGGACGGTGCTCAAGAGCAAAAGCGCCCTTTACGACGAGCTCTTCCGCCACCGGCCCGCCGAGGTCCTCCTGGCCCCGGAGCTCCTGGAGAACGGGGCCTTTCTGGATGAGTTCAGGAAGCGCTTTCCCGTCATGCTCTCCGAGGCCCCCTTTGAGCCGGAAGGGGAAGGCCCCTTGGCCCTAAGGCGGGCCCGGGGGGCCCTTCTGGCCTACGCCCAAAGGACCCAAGGAGGGGCCTTGAGCCTCCAGCCTTTCCGCTTCTACGACCCCGGGGCCTTCATGCGCCTGCCCGAGGCCACCTTGAGGGCCCTAGAGGTCTTTGAGCCCCTGCGGGGCCAGGACACGCTTTTCTCCGTGCTGGACGAGACCAGGACCGCCCCTGGCAGGAGGCTCCTCCAGAGCTGGCTCCGCCACCCCCTTCTGGACCGGGGCCCTTTGGAGGCGCGGCTTGACCGGGTGGAGGGCTTCGTGCGGGAGGGGGCCTTGCGGGAGGGGGTGAGGCGGCTCCTTTACCGCCTCGCCGACCTGGAGCGCTTGGCCACCAGGCTGGAGCTAGGGCGGGCGAGCCCCAAGGACCTGGGTGCCCTCAGGCGGAGCCTCCAGATCCTCCCCGAGCTCCGGGCCCTTCTGGGCGAGGAGGTAGGGCTTCCCGACCTTTCCCCCCTCAAGGAGGAGCTGGAGGCCGCTTTGGTGGAGGACCCGCCCCTCAAGGTCTCCGAGGGGGGGCTCATCCGGGAAGGGTACGACCCGGACCTGGACGCCCTAAGGGCGGCCCACCGGGAGGGGGTGGCCTACTTCCTGGAGCTTGAGGAGCGGGAAAGAGAGAGGACGGGCATCCCCACCCTCAAGGTGGGCTACAACGCCGTCTTCGGCTACTACCTGGAGGTGACCCGGCCCTACTACGAGAGGGTGCCCAAGGAGTACCGCCCCGTCCAGACCCTCAAGGACCGGCAGCGCTACACCCTGCCGGAGATGAAGGAGAAGGAGCGGGAGGTCTACCGCCTCGAGGCCCTGATCCGCCGCCGGGAGGAGGAGGTCTTTCTGGAGGTGCGGGAAAGGGCCAAGCGGCAGGCCGAGGCCCTCAGGGAGGCGGCCAGGATTCTGGCCGAGCTGGACGTCTACGCCGCCTTGGCCGAGGTGGCCGTGCGCTACGGCTACGTGAGGCCCCGCTTCGGCGACCGCCTCCAGATCCGCGCCGGGCGCCACCCCGTGGTGGAAAGGCGGACGGAGTTCGTCCCCAACGACCTGGAGATGGCCCACGAGCTGGTCCTGATCACCGGGCCCAACATGGCGGGCAAGTCCACCTTTCTGCGCCAGACGGCCCTCATCGCCCTCCTGGCCCAGGTGGGGAGCTTCGTGCCCGCCGAGGAGGCCCATCTTCCCCTCTTTGACGGCATCTACACCCGCATCGGGGCCTCCGACGACCTGGCGGGGGGGAAGAGCACCTTCATGGTGGAGATGGAGGAGGTGGCCCTGATCCTCAAGGAGGCCACCGAGAACAGCCTGGTCCTCCTGGACGAGGTGGGCCGGGGCACCAGCAGCCTGGACGGGGTGGCCATCGCCACGGCGGTGGCCGAGGCCCTCCACGAAAGGCGGGCCTACACCCTCTTCGCCACCCACTACTTTGAGCTGACCGCCCTGGGCCTTCCCCGCCTGAAAAACCTCCACGTGGCCGCCAGGGAGGAGGCGGGGGGGCTCGTCTTCTACCACCAGGTCCTCCCCGGCCCCGCCTCCAAGAGCTACGGCGTGGAGGTGGCGGCCATGGCGGGCCTGCCCAAGGAGGTGGTGGCCCGGGCCAGGGCCCTCCTCCAGGCCATGGCCGCCAGGCGGGAAGGGGCTTTGGACGCGGTTTTGGAGCGGCTTCTCGCCCTGGACCCCGACCGCCTGACCCCCCTCGAGGCCCTCCGCCTCCTCCAGGAGCTGAAGGCCTTGGCCCTGGGGGCCCCCTTGGATACCATGAAGGGGTGA
- the mutL gene encoding DNA mismatch repair endonuclease MutL, with protein MIRPLPPELRGLLARGEVLLSVKDAVRELLENALDAGARRVRVELWGGGLERIVVEDDGEGIPLEELPLAVEPFATSKLQDLERIATLGFRGQALYALRQAATLKIRSRPRGQVGGGLLLARGERVELRPAPAPPGTRVEVLGLFAGEGRDPKAEARGVLDLLKRYLLHHPHLSLVLFLEGEARLLFPGAGLKEAARQAFGGLLAERLFPLEKGGAFALEGLLSGPQVSRTRPDLLFLAVNGRPVALPEGVLRAVRRAYRELLPEGHYPVGVLNLSLPPGAYRLRLDARKEEVALSKEAEAFLEEALEEAFRGQNLARALPEPRPLPALRPPTPSGLPPLRYLGQFRESYLLAEAEDALYIVDQHAAHERILFEELLARLREEGLKPLPYPVLVELDEEPPEASPLFAFEPFGPGRVRLLSAPPFLHPYPLLLPEIFRESLKGEGRSLRGLLARLACLPALKAGHPLARAEGQALLDALLACETPWVCPHGRPVLLHLKEEDLIRRFGRRSGARAKEEPHPHPPRETTREGS; from the coding sequence GTGATCCGCCCCCTTCCCCCCGAGCTAAGGGGGCTTCTCGCCCGGGGAGAGGTCCTCCTCTCCGTCAAGGACGCCGTCCGGGAGCTTCTGGAAAACGCCCTGGACGCCGGGGCCAGGAGGGTGCGGGTGGAGCTTTGGGGCGGGGGGCTTGAAAGGATCGTGGTGGAGGACGACGGGGAGGGGATTCCCCTGGAGGAGCTTCCCCTGGCCGTGGAGCCCTTCGCCACCAGTAAGCTCCAGGACCTGGAGAGGATCGCCACCCTGGGCTTCCGCGGCCAGGCGCTTTACGCCCTGAGGCAGGCGGCCACGCTTAAGATCCGCTCCCGGCCCCGGGGCCAGGTGGGCGGGGGGCTTCTTCTGGCCCGGGGGGAGCGGGTGGAGCTGAGGCCCGCCCCCGCCCCCCCGGGGACCCGGGTGGAGGTCCTGGGCCTCTTCGCCGGGGAGGGGCGGGATCCCAAGGCCGAGGCCAGGGGGGTCCTGGACCTCCTCAAGCGCTACCTCCTCCACCATCCCCATCTCTCCCTGGTCCTTTTCCTGGAGGGGGAGGCCCGGCTCCTCTTCCCCGGGGCCGGGCTCAAGGAGGCGGCCCGCCAGGCCTTCGGCGGCCTCCTGGCCGAGAGGCTTTTCCCCTTGGAAAAGGGCGGAGCCTTCGCCCTCGAGGGCCTCCTTTCCGGCCCCCAGGTGTCCCGCACCCGGCCCGACCTCCTTTTCCTCGCGGTGAACGGCAGGCCCGTGGCCCTGCCCGAGGGGGTCCTGAGGGCGGTGCGCCGGGCCTACCGGGAGCTTCTGCCCGAGGGGCACTACCCCGTGGGCGTCCTGAACCTGAGCCTCCCCCCCGGCGCCTACCGCCTGCGCCTGGATGCCAGGAAGGAGGAGGTGGCCTTGAGCAAGGAGGCCGAGGCCTTCCTGGAAGAGGCCCTGGAGGAGGCCTTCCGGGGCCAGAACCTGGCCCGGGCCCTGCCCGAGCCCCGGCCCCTCCCGGCCCTGAGGCCCCCCACCCCTTCCGGCCTGCCCCCCCTGCGCTACCTGGGCCAGTTCCGGGAGAGCTACCTCCTGGCCGAGGCGGAGGACGCCCTCTACATCGTGGACCAGCACGCCGCCCACGAGCGCATCCTCTTTGAGGAACTTCTGGCCCGCCTGAGGGAGGAGGGCTTAAAGCCCCTCCCTTACCCCGTTTTGGTGGAGCTGGATGAAGAGCCTCCCGAGGCCTCCCCCCTCTTCGCCTTTGAGCCCTTTGGGCCGGGCCGGGTCCGCCTCCTCTCGGCCCCGCCCTTCCTCCACCCCTACCCCCTCCTCCTGCCGGAGATCTTCCGGGAGTCCCTTAAGGGGGAGGGGAGGAGCCTTAGGGGGCTTCTCGCCCGCCTGGCCTGCCTGCCCGCCCTCAAGGCGGGGCACCCCCTGGCCCGGGCGGAGGGGCAGGCCCTCCTGGACGCCCTCCTCGCTTGCGAGACCCCCTGGGTCTGCCCCCACGGCCGCCCCGTCCTCCTCCACCTGAAGGAGGAGGACCTCATCCGCCGCTTTGGCCGCCGCTCGGGGGCTCGGGCAAAAGAAGAACCCCATCCTCATCCGCCACGAGAAACCACGAGGGAAGGATCCTAG
- the rraA gene encoding ribonuclease E activity regulator RraA, which produces MELSTADLMDLYPKALLLRPIFRDFGGKRRFFGRVRTLRVFEDNALVRKVLEEDGRGQVLVVDGGGSLRSALLGGNLARLALERDWSGVVVHGAVRDAEELKGLPLGVKALAAVPRKSAKEGRGLVDVPVAFAGARILPSWFLVADEDGVLLLPEPPSGGQSGG; this is translated from the coding sequence ATGGAGCTTTCCACCGCAGACCTCATGGACCTCTACCCCAAGGCCCTTCTCCTCAGGCCCATCTTCCGGGACTTCGGCGGCAAGAGGCGCTTCTTTGGGCGGGTGCGCACCCTAAGGGTCTTTGAGGACAACGCCCTGGTGCGGAAGGTCCTGGAGGAGGATGGGCGGGGCCAGGTCCTGGTGGTGGACGGGGGCGGCTCTTTGCGCTCCGCCCTTCTGGGGGGCAACCTGGCCCGGCTGGCCCTGGAGCGGGACTGGAGCGGGGTGGTGGTCCACGGGGCGGTGCGGGACGCCGAGGAGCTAAAAGGCCTCCCCCTGGGGGTCAAGGCCCTGGCGGCCGTCCCCAGGAAGAGCGCCAAGGAGGGCCGGGGCCTGGTGGACGTGCCCGTGGCCTTCGCCGGGGCTAGGATCCTTCCCTCGTGGTTTCTCGTGGCGGATGAGGATGGGGTTCTTCTTTTGCCCGAGCCCCCGAGCGGCGGCCAAAGCGGCGGATGA
- the purU gene encoding formyltetrahydrofolate deformylase: protein MEEARLLITCPDRPGIVAAVTGFLYAHGANITDLQQHSTDPEGGTFFMRVAFTASHLDLARPALERAFQEVVAERFGMAWRLAFASERKRTAILVSKPAHALLELLWRYRVGELPMDLRLVVSNHPDHQEEVERFGIPYHHVPVERERKEEAEGRILALLEEAGVELLVLARYMQILSPSFVARFPMRIINIHHSFLPAFAGANPYRQAYERGVKLIGATAHYVTEELDQGPIIEQDVARVSHRHSVEELRRLGQELERTVLARAVRWHLEDRILVQGNKTVVFV from the coding sequence ATGGAAGAGGCCCGCCTTCTCATCACCTGCCCGGACCGGCCCGGGATCGTGGCCGCCGTGACGGGCTTCCTCTACGCCCACGGGGCCAACATCACCGATTTACAGCAACACTCCACGGATCCCGAAGGGGGCACCTTCTTCATGCGGGTGGCCTTCACCGCCTCCCACCTGGACCTGGCCCGCCCCGCCCTGGAGAGGGCCTTTCAGGAGGTGGTGGCCGAGCGCTTCGGCATGGCCTGGCGGCTGGCCTTCGCCTCGGAGAGGAAGCGAACCGCCATTTTGGTCTCCAAGCCCGCCCACGCCCTCTTGGAGCTCCTATGGCGCTACCGGGTGGGGGAGCTTCCCATGGACCTCCGCCTGGTGGTCTCCAACCACCCCGACCACCAGGAGGAGGTGGAGCGCTTTGGCATCCCCTACCATCACGTGCCCGTGGAAAGGGAGCGGAAAGAGGAGGCTGAGGGGAGGATTCTGGCCCTATTGGAGGAGGCGGGGGTGGAGCTTTTGGTCCTGGCCCGCTACATGCAGATCCTCTCGCCCTCCTTCGTGGCCCGCTTTCCCATGCGCATCATCAACATCCACCACTCCTTCCTCCCCGCCTTCGCCGGGGCCAACCCCTACCGCCAGGCCTACGAGCGGGGGGTGAAGCTCATTGGGGCCACGGCCCACTACGTGACCGAGGAGCTGGACCAGGGGCCCATCATTGAGCAGGACGTGGCCCGGGTCTCCCACCGCCATTCGGTGGAGGAGCTCAGGCGCCTTGGCCAGGAGCTGGAGCGCACCGTGCTGGCCCGGGCGGTGCGCTGGCACCTGGAGGACCGGATCCTGGTCCAGGGCAACAAGACCGTGGTCTTCGTCTAA
- a CDS encoding TAXI family TRAP transporter solute-binding subunit has translation MLRALVVFLVLFGFGLAQKPRVVIATGGVGGVYFYYGTTLAEIWNKAGVAEAQAIQTAASIDNLLLLENRTGGGTYYCATVLPDSAYLAYTGGHERFKEKPARSVRILFAMYPNFLHVVTREGAGIRVLQDLKGKRVSTGAPGSGTEVEALLVLQAAGLSPKDFAKQERLGAQESANALSEGTIDAFFWSGGLPTGAITELAASLARKGQRLYLVPIDPKSTVAQAFQRRFPGLAGTGVIPKSVYNTRSDTPTLAFWNLFVCHASLPEEAAYALTKATFENLPGLRQAVAAARDTTLENAVRFVGGTIPYHEGALRYFREAGVLK, from the coding sequence ATGCTGCGAGCCTTGGTGGTCTTCTTGGTCCTCTTTGGTTTCGGCCTAGCCCAAAAACCCCGGGTGGTCATCGCCACGGGGGGGGTGGGCGGGGTCTACTTCTACTACGGCACCACCCTGGCGGAGATCTGGAACAAGGCGGGGGTGGCCGAGGCCCAGGCCATCCAAACCGCCGCCTCCATAGATAACCTCCTCCTCCTGGAAAACCGCACCGGGGGCGGCACCTACTACTGCGCCACCGTCCTCCCCGACTCCGCCTACCTGGCCTACACCGGGGGGCACGAGCGCTTCAAGGAAAAGCCCGCCAGAAGCGTGCGCATCCTCTTCGCCATGTACCCCAACTTCCTGCACGTGGTCACCCGGGAAGGGGCAGGGATCCGGGTCCTCCAGGACCTGAAGGGCAAGCGGGTCTCCACCGGAGCCCCAGGCTCGGGCACGGAGGTGGAGGCCCTTTTGGTCCTCCAGGCGGCGGGGCTTTCCCCCAAGGACTTCGCCAAGCAGGAGCGCCTGGGAGCCCAGGAGAGCGCCAACGCCCTCTCCGAGGGCACCATAGACGCCTTCTTCTGGTCGGGCGGCCTGCCCACGGGGGCCATCACCGAGCTTGCCGCCTCCCTGGCCCGCAAGGGGCAGAGGCTTTACCTGGTGCCCATTGACCCCAAGAGCACCGTGGCCCAGGCCTTCCAGAGGCGCTTCCCCGGCCTGGCGGGGACGGGGGTGATCCCCAAGAGCGTCTACAACACCCGCTCCGACACCCCCACCCTCGCCTTCTGGAACCTTTTCGTCTGCCACGCAAGCCTCCCCGAGGAAGCGGCCTACGCCCTCACCAAGGCCACTTTTGAGAACCTCCCGGGCCTGCGCCAGGCGGTGGCCGCCGCCAGGGACACTACCCTGGAGAACGCTGTGCGCTTCGTAGGCGGCACCATCCCCTACCACGAGGGGGCTTTGCGCTACTTCCGCGAGGCGGGAGTCCTCAAGTAG
- a CDS encoding TRAP transporter permease: MAEVHASLPPSPLGRLARLVLILGSLYSLYLVLHPFTPLAKAEIPLLDIVQLQRSTHVLFLLLGAYLVSFFAPPRKATLGSWVFLAFSLIPLHSFLFPRPPAMELPLEVRLFGLLVWAVAVLPAVVPRLQRPTALLGALLAVLPTWYQARYFEELVYRAVIPAAWDAGMSLALILLLLGVVYRLLGPVMPVLVLFFFSYNLHAQVFPGAFRGAPQPIDLLLGKSFNETEAGIYGLITGVSAKYLVYFTLLSGMITALGLGRVVANMALALVGKSPATPGRVTGLAGTFMGMFSGSGAADTQFVAALTKPLYERAGYDRLTAAGIAATAGTIALIMPPIMGSIAFIMVEILEIPYLKVMAMAIGPALLYLLSIMAFNEFYARKAGLPAVAPELGMSRRAYALRYSPIFLPILLIVVLLYLGYEVRTAASLALLGFILLAYLDPTLRPQGIGPIFRGLEAGFRSLLPIGTAVTSANLIFSMMVISGLPSKFSQLLQQVSGESLLLATLITALFSLVLGMGVPPTATYVLTSALTAPAIIALAAQNFAAYGLDPKMAQIAAVYATHMFLFYYAVLADVTPPVALSAYAAASVFGTHPLPTGVYAARVALSKYLIGFFFLLTYTGTGLLILPVLETLPPDKAWPIILERFLSVAVGIIYLSASTAGYTRRPLSRPESWALGLIALLLFIPQASLNLLGFLLGLPFFLKRGLTGLGRRA, translated from the coding sequence ATGGCGGAAGTCCACGCTTCCCTTCCCCCAAGCCCCCTGGGACGGCTCGCCCGCCTGGTCCTGATCCTGGGGTCCCTCTACAGCCTCTACCTGGTCCTCCACCCCTTTACCCCCCTGGCCAAGGCTGAGATCCCCCTTCTGGACATCGTCCAGCTACAGCGGAGCACCCACGTCCTCTTCCTCCTCCTCGGGGCTTACCTGGTGAGCTTCTTCGCCCCGCCCAGGAAGGCTACCCTGGGCTCTTGGGTCTTCCTGGCCTTCAGCCTCATCCCCCTCCATAGCTTTCTCTTCCCCAGGCCCCCCGCCATGGAACTGCCCCTCGAGGTCCGCCTCTTCGGCCTCCTGGTCTGGGCGGTGGCGGTCCTGCCGGCGGTGGTCCCCAGGCTCCAGCGCCCCACGGCCCTCCTAGGAGCCCTCCTCGCCGTCCTGCCCACCTGGTACCAGGCCCGCTACTTTGAGGAGTTGGTCTACCGGGCGGTGATCCCCGCGGCCTGGGACGCGGGGATGAGCCTCGCCCTCATCCTCCTCCTCCTGGGGGTGGTCTACCGCCTCCTGGGGCCGGTGATGCCGGTTCTGGTCCTCTTCTTTTTCAGCTACAACCTCCACGCCCAGGTCTTTCCCGGAGCCTTCCGGGGCGCCCCCCAGCCCATAGACCTCCTCCTGGGCAAGAGCTTCAACGAGACGGAGGCGGGGATCTACGGCCTCATCACCGGGGTCTCGGCCAAGTACCTGGTCTACTTCACCCTCCTCTCCGGGATGATCACCGCCTTGGGCCTGGGGCGGGTGGTGGCCAACATGGCCCTGGCCCTGGTGGGGAAAAGCCCCGCCACCCCCGGCCGGGTCACGGGGCTGGCGGGCACCTTCATGGGGATGTTCTCGGGCTCGGGGGCCGCCGACACCCAGTTCGTGGCCGCCCTGACCAAGCCCCTCTACGAGCGAGCGGGCTACGACCGCCTCACCGCCGCCGGCATCGCCGCCACCGCCGGCACCATCGCCCTCATCATGCCCCCCATCATGGGAAGCATCGCCTTCATCATGGTGGAGATCTTGGAAATCCCCTACCTCAAGGTGATGGCCATGGCCATCGGGCCCGCCCTCCTCTACCTCCTCTCCATCATGGCCTTCAACGAGTTCTACGCCCGCAAGGCGGGCCTGCCCGCGGTGGCCCCCGAGTTAGGCATGAGCCGCCGCGCCTACGCCCTCCGCTACAGCCCCATCTTCCTGCCCATCCTCCTCATCGTGGTCCTCCTCTACCTGGGCTACGAGGTGCGCACCGCCGCCAGCCTGGCCCTGTTGGGCTTCATCCTCTTGGCCTACCTGGACCCCACCCTGAGGCCCCAGGGGATCGGGCCCATCTTCCGGGGCCTCGAGGCGGGCTTCCGCTCCCTCCTGCCCATCGGCACCGCGGTGACCTCCGCCAACCTCATCTTCTCCATGATGGTCATCTCCGGCCTGCCCTCCAAGTTCAGCCAGCTTTTGCAGCAGGTCTCCGGAGAAAGCCTCCTTCTCGCCACCCTGATCACCGCCCTCTTCAGCCTGGTCCTGGGCATGGGGGTCCCCCCCACGGCCACCTACGTCCTCACCTCGGCCCTCACCGCCCCCGCCATCATCGCCCTGGCGGCCCAGAACTTCGCCGCCTACGGCCTGGACCCCAAGATGGCCCAGATCGCCGCGGTCTACGCCACCCACATGTTCCTCTTCTACTACGCCGTCCTGGCGGACGTAACCCCTCCTGTGGCCCTCTCCGCCTACGCCGCCGCCAGCGTCTTCGGCACCCACCCCCTGCCCACCGGGGTTTACGCCGCCCGGGTGGCCCTTTCCAAGTACCTGATCGGCTTCTTCTTCCTCCTCACCTACACGGGCACGGGCCTCCTCATCCTGCCGGTTCTGGAGACCCTGCCCCCCGATAAGGCCTGGCCCATCATCCTGGAGCGCTTCCTCTCCGTGGCCGTGGGCATCATCTACCTCTCCGCCTCCACCGCCGGCTACACCCGGAGGCCCCTAAGCCGCCCCGAAAGCTGGGCCCTGGGCCTCATCGCCCTCCTCCTCTTCATCCCCCAGGCCTCCCTAAACCTCCTGGGCTTCCTCCTGGGCCTGCCCTTCTTCCTCAAGAGGGGCTTGACGGGGCTTGGGCGGAGGGCATAA
- a CDS encoding TAXI family TRAP transporter solute-binding subunit yields the protein MKRALIVLGLLALGLALAQKPKVVIGTGSTGGVFFYYGTALADIWNKAGVVEAQPVQTGGSYDNLLLLRDRTDPRAGTYYCALTTTDSAYVAFTGEEPRFKAKPAKDQRVLFYMYPSFIHLVTSEKSGIKVVQDLKGKRVSTGQPGSSTENLALLLLQAAGVKPESFAKRERLPVAEAAKALSEGTLDAFFWVGGLPTGSIVELSQSLARKGDRIYLVPIDPKSTTAQVALKRFPGLLDTTVVPKSVYNTRTDVPGLNTGNVLVCPESLPKEVAYGMMKATFENLQTLRSAVAAARDTSVANTAKLFGRFIVPFHPGAEEYLKEVGAIR from the coding sequence ATGAAGCGAGCCCTTATCGTCCTCGGACTTCTGGCCCTGGGCCTGGCGCTGGCCCAGAAGCCCAAGGTGGTCATCGGCACCGGGAGCACCGGCGGGGTCTTCTTCTACTACGGCACCGCCTTGGCCGACATCTGGAACAAGGCGGGGGTCGTGGAGGCCCAGCCCGTCCAGACGGGTGGCTCCTACGACAACCTCCTCCTCCTCCGGGACCGCACGGACCCCAGGGCGGGCACCTACTACTGCGCCCTCACCACCACGGACTCCGCCTACGTGGCCTTCACGGGAGAGGAGCCCCGCTTCAAGGCCAAGCCCGCCAAGGACCAGCGGGTCCTCTTCTACATGTACCCCTCCTTCATCCACTTGGTGACCAGCGAGAAAAGCGGCATCAAGGTGGTCCAGGACCTGAAGGGCAAGCGGGTATCCACGGGCCAACCCGGTTCCAGCACCGAGAACCTGGCCCTCCTCTTGCTCCAGGCGGCGGGCGTGAAGCCGGAGAGCTTCGCCAAGCGGGAGCGCCTGCCCGTGGCCGAGGCGGCCAAGGCCCTTTCCGAGGGCACCCTGGACGCCTTCTTCTGGGTGGGCGGCCTGCCCACGGGCTCCATCGTGGAGCTCTCCCAGAGCCTGGCCCGCAAGGGGGACCGGATCTACCTGGTGCCCATTGACCCCAAGAGCACCACCGCCCAGGTGGCCCTTAAGCGCTTCCCCGGGCTCCTGGACACCACGGTGGTCCCCAAGAGCGTCTACAACACCCGCACCGACGTGCCCGGGCTGAACACGGGGAACGTCCTGGTCTGCCCGGAAAGCCTGCCTAAGGAGGTGGCCTACGGGATGATGAAGGCCACCTTTGAGAACCTGCAGACCCTGAGGAGCGCGGTGGCCGCCGCCAGGGACACCTCCGTAGCCAACACCGCCAAGCTCTTCGGCCGGTTCATCGTCCCCTTCCACCCCGGGGCCGAGGAGTACCTCAAAGAGGTGGGGGCCATCCGCTAA
- a CDS encoding site-2 protease family protein: MLQRGLPLFRLLGIPVHLDLTFLLVLPLLALLIGGNLPLYLELFDLPQDPGLLQGPWPFLLGLVAALGLFLSVLLHELGHALAAQRLGIRTQRITLWLLGGVAQLERIPREPKKELFIALAGPLVSFALALLFRLLRQEAGALGFLTHYLALVNLVLGLFNLLPALPLDGGRVYRALLALRHAYTRATQKAMGMSQAVAVALGLFGLMVFNPFLVLMAFFVYMASRAEAEATLLAQALEGLKVRDLMSPNPIAIPKDLPVEELLRLALAHRVSGFPVVEEGRVLGVVGLEGLEGADPRAPVGRYVQEPLALSPEDSALRALERMGERGYARALVMEGDTLLGVLSKTDLLRAFQVRLLGLTSLDKEGGPG, translated from the coding sequence ATGCTCCAACGCGGCCTTCCCCTCTTCCGCCTCCTGGGCATCCCCGTCCACTTGGACCTGACCTTTCTCCTGGTTCTACCCCTTCTCGCCCTCCTCATCGGCGGCAACCTGCCCCTTTACCTGGAACTCTTTGACCTGCCCCAAGACCCTGGCCTCCTCCAGGGCCCCTGGCCCTTCCTCCTGGGCCTTGTGGCCGCCCTAGGCCTCTTCCTCTCCGTGCTCCTCCACGAACTGGGCCATGCCCTGGCCGCCCAGCGCCTAGGAATCCGCACCCAGCGGATCACCCTCTGGCTCTTGGGCGGGGTGGCGCAACTGGAAAGGATCCCCAGGGAGCCCAAAAAGGAGCTCTTCATCGCCCTCGCCGGGCCCTTGGTGAGCTTCGCCCTGGCCCTCCTTTTCCGGCTTCTTCGCCAGGAGGCGGGGGCCTTGGGCTTCCTCACCCACTACCTGGCCCTGGTGAACCTGGTCCTGGGGCTTTTCAACCTCCTCCCCGCCCTGCCCCTGGACGGGGGGCGGGTCTACCGGGCCCTCCTGGCCCTGCGCCACGCCTACACCCGGGCCACGCAAAAGGCCATGGGGATGAGCCAGGCGGTGGCGGTGGCCCTGGGGCTTTTCGGGCTTATGGTCTTCAACCCCTTCCTGGTCCTCATGGCCTTCTTCGTCTACATGGCCTCCCGGGCCGAGGCCGAGGCCACCCTCCTGGCCCAGGCCCTCGAGGGCCTGAAGGTGAGGGACCTCATGAGCCCGAACCCCATCGCCATTCCCAAAGACCTCCCGGTGGAGGAGCTCCTCCGGCTCGCCCTGGCCCACCGGGTCTCCGGCTTTCCCGTGGTGGAGGAGGGGCGGGTTTTGGGGGTGGTGGGCCTCGAGGGCCTGGAGGGGGCGGACCCCAGGGCCCCCGTGGGCCGCTACGTGCAGGAGCCTTTGGCCCTCTCCCCCGAGGACTCGGCCCTGAGGGCCCTGGAGCGCATGGGGGAGCGGGGCTACGCCCGGGCCTTGGTCATGGAGGGGGATACCCTCCTGGGCGTCCTCAGCAAGACCGACCTCCTCCGGGCCTTCCAGGTGCGCCTCCTGGGGCTTACCTCCCTTGACAAGGAAGGAGGGCCAGGGTAG